One Desulfobulbus oligotrophicus DNA segment encodes these proteins:
- the fliS gene encoding flagellar export chaperone FliS has protein sequence MSGYPNQYLASTVFSASPEQLLLMLYDGAIRFISLAIQAIDNNQIDRRTLFINKTTAIISEFAATLDHSRDAQLTADLDALYRYMLTRMMQANLKNEATPLIEVKEMLVDLRATWAQAIEINKNEKRAAAGIPTGPEAAATYRPLAAAM, from the coding sequence ATGAGCGGATACCCCAACCAGTACCTGGCCAGCACGGTTTTTTCGGCCTCGCCTGAACAACTGCTTCTGATGTTGTACGATGGTGCCATCCGCTTTATCAGCCTCGCTATCCAGGCGATTGACAACAATCAGATTGACCGGCGAACCCTCTTCATCAACAAGACCACAGCCATCATCTCGGAGTTTGCCGCCACCCTGGATCACAGCCGGGATGCGCAGCTGACCGCTGATCTGGATGCCCTGTACCGTTACATGCTGACCCGGATGATGCAGGCAAACCTGAAAAACGAGGCAACCCCGCTGATTGAGGTAAAAGAGATGCTCGTTGATCTGCGCGCCACCTGGGCACAGGCCATTGAGATCAACAAAAACGAGAAGCGCGCTGCAGCCGGTATACCGACCGGGCCCGAGGCGGCGGCAACCTATCGACCTCTGGCAGCGGCGATGTAA
- the fliD gene encoding flagellar filament capping protein FliD, whose amino-acid sequence MTIQFGGLATGLDTGSIIEKLMELERQPVNRLENDKTWLNNRLKAFTELDSKLKSFGEAISTLGKNDTLLQRAARLSSDACCTATVSSSAQAGAGYRIEVVALAQVQKSVANGVASRTENSFGTGSLTLTVGGESQSIEISAENNSLQGIMQAINSAELGVTAAIINDGTDTPFRLVLTGNDVGRDFSLTSSLSGGTDSLTIGSPVQEATRAHIRVDGIDIFSDSNTVSEAIPGVTLDLFQAEPGKITDLSVSVDRESIKQTIEAFAKGYNEVIKFITTQSTRSEGKGGILSGDSGVSTIKRRLQTMLTTPFANSGVFSTLSELGFETQKDGTLKVNDKRLSEAVDNNLDSVVKLLAGDGGEDGMAKRMREYVDSITSASTGLLKGRKDSIDSNIKKIDNRIDSMEMRLEKRQKMLETQFRSMETLVNGLNAQSSYLTQQMSMLTNMMSGGKK is encoded by the coding sequence ATGACCATTCAATTTGGCGGCCTGGCCACAGGCCTGGATACCGGCTCCATCATTGAAAAACTGATGGAGCTGGAACGGCAGCCGGTGAACCGGCTTGAAAACGATAAGACATGGCTGAACAACCGCTTAAAGGCCTTTACCGAGCTGGACAGCAAGCTGAAGTCCTTTGGTGAGGCCATCAGCACCCTGGGTAAGAACGACACCCTGTTGCAGCGGGCAGCCAGACTCAGCTCGGATGCCTGCTGTACTGCCACAGTTTCCAGCAGTGCCCAGGCCGGGGCAGGCTACCGGATTGAGGTTGTGGCACTGGCCCAGGTGCAAAAATCAGTGGCAAATGGTGTTGCCAGTCGGACTGAGAACAGTTTTGGCACCGGTTCTCTGACTCTGACCGTGGGCGGTGAGAGTCAGAGCATTGAGATCTCGGCGGAGAACAACTCCCTGCAGGGCATTATGCAGGCCATCAACAGTGCTGAACTCGGCGTGACCGCGGCCATTATCAACGACGGCACTGACACGCCCTTCCGGCTTGTGCTGACCGGCAACGATGTGGGCCGTGACTTCAGCCTGACCAGCAGCTTAAGTGGCGGTACCGACAGCCTGACCATCGGGTCGCCGGTGCAGGAGGCAACCCGCGCCCATATCCGGGTGGACGGCATTGACATCTTCAGCGACTCCAACACAGTGAGCGAGGCAATCCCGGGAGTGACCCTGGATCTGTTCCAGGCTGAGCCCGGCAAGATCACGGATCTGAGTGTATCTGTAGACCGGGAGAGCATCAAACAGACCATTGAGGCCTTTGCCAAGGGGTACAACGAGGTAATCAAGTTCATTACCACGCAGTCCACCAGAAGCGAAGGCAAAGGCGGTATTCTCAGCGGTGATTCCGGGGTCAGCACCATCAAGCGTCGGCTGCAGACCATGCTGACCACACCCTTTGCCAACTCCGGAGTCTTTTCCACGCTGTCGGAACTCGGCTTTGAAACCCAGAAAGACGGTACCTTAAAGGTCAATGACAAACGACTGTCCGAGGCTGTGGACAACAACCTGGACAGTGTGGTCAAGCTGCTTGCCGGTGACGGAGGCGAAGACGGCATGGCCAAGCGCATGCGCGAGTATGTGGATTCCATCACCAGTGCCTCAACCGGCCTTTTAAAGGGACGTAAAGACAGTATTGACAGTAACATCAAAAAGATAGACAACCGGATCGACTCCATGGAGATGCGTCTTGAAAAACGGCAGAAGATGCTGGAAACCCAGTTCAGAAGCATGGAAACACTGGTAAACGGCCTCAATGCCCAATCTTCATACCTGACCCAGCAGATGAGCATGCTCACCAACATGATGAGTGGAGGCAAGAAATGA
- a CDS encoding flagellar protein FlaG: protein MNIEAMGTANLSPPRSNEPAQQVERRRQEPDQELQGTLQGNKTPPEELINQIKAITEDGLYSVRFERDGNTDALIVKVVDSETDEVIRQIPPKELLHLNEQLREMSGNLVDTVR from the coding sequence ATGAACATCGAAGCAATGGGTACGGCCAATCTCAGTCCACCCCGAAGCAATGAACCGGCGCAGCAGGTTGAGCGCCGTCGCCAGGAACCCGACCAGGAGCTGCAAGGCACTTTGCAGGGCAACAAAACACCCCCGGAAGAGCTGATCAACCAGATCAAGGCCATCACCGAAGACGGACTGTACAGTGTGCGCTTTGAGCGTGACGGGAACACCGACGCCCTGATCGTCAAGGTGGTTGACAGTGAGACCGATGAGGTGATCCGCCAGATCCCCCCTAAAGAGCTGTTGCACTTAAACGAACAGCTCCGGGAGATGAGCGGTAATCTTGTTGATACTGTTCGCTGA
- a CDS encoding flagellin domain-containing protein, translated as MALTVNTNIASLNAQRHLNANQTNLAKSMQRLSSGLRINSAKDDAAGLAISDRMTAQIRGLNQAVRNANDGISLAQTAEGALQETTNLLQRIRELAVQSANDTNSEEDRASLQAEVVQNLEEIDRIANNTTFNGRKLLDGTAPTMTFHVGADSGDSQKIEVTIGSATASDLNVDAISIADSSDGGDADAAITAVDAALATVDEIRGNLGAYQNRFESTIANLSNVSENLAAARSRILDADIAQETSEMTKNNILQQAGVSILAQANQNPQLALSLLS; from the coding sequence ATGGCACTGACAGTTAACACCAACATTGCTTCTTTAAACGCCCAACGTCACCTGAACGCCAACCAGACCAACCTGGCAAAGTCCATGCAGCGGTTGTCCAGTGGTTTGCGGATCAACTCGGCCAAGGATGATGCCGCTGGTCTTGCCATCTCAGACCGGATGACCGCACAGATCCGTGGCCTGAACCAGGCAGTGCGCAATGCCAACGACGGGATCTCCCTGGCCCAGACCGCAGAGGGTGCCTTGCAGGAGACCACCAACCTGCTGCAGCGGATCCGTGAACTGGCGGTCCAGTCAGCCAACGACACCAACAGTGAGGAGGATCGTGCATCCCTGCAGGCAGAGGTGGTTCAGAACCTTGAGGAGATTGACCGTATTGCCAACAATACAACGTTCAACGGCAGGAAACTTTTGGATGGCACTGCCCCCACCATGACCTTTCATGTTGGCGCTGATAGCGGTGACTCACAAAAGATTGAGGTCACTATCGGTAGTGCCACTGCGAGTGACCTTAATGTGGATGCAATTAGTATTGCTGATTCAAGCGATGGGGGGGATGCAGATGCTGCCATCACGGCTGTTGATGCGGCCCTGGCAACTGTTGATGAGATCCGCGGCAACCTGGGTGCGTATCAGAACCGGTTTGAGTCCACTATTGCCAACCTCAGCAACGTATCGGAAAACCTTGCTGCTGCCCGGTCGCGCATCCTGGATGCAGACATTGCCCAGGAGACCTCGGAGATGACCAAGAACAACATCCTGCAGCAGGCCGGGGTGTCCATCCTGGCCCAGGCCAACCAGAACCCGCAGCTGGCGCTGAGCCTGCTCTCCTAA
- a CDS encoding flagellar assembly protein FliW, translating to MKTIHTRFGEITYDPSHILHFPEGLIGLEQLKNFLVMPNKKQGPLFWIQSVDDPDFAVVVTDPTNFFLDYRVVPDTAEQNLLGTDAAGTCFVLVIVSISKQKQITLNLQGPILYSPATNRAMQVIVEDPRYSTRMPLPTT from the coding sequence ATGAAGACCATCCACACCCGTTTTGGTGAAATTACGTACGATCCATCGCATATCCTGCACTTTCCGGAAGGATTGATCGGACTGGAACAGTTGAAAAACTTTCTGGTGATGCCCAATAAAAAACAGGGGCCCCTGTTCTGGATTCAGAGTGTTGATGACCCGGATTTTGCCGTTGTGGTGACCGATCCCACCAACTTCTTTCTTGACTACCGGGTGGTCCCTGATACAGCTGAACAGAACCTCCTGGGAACAGATGCTGCCGGCACATGCTTTGTACTGGTTATTGTGTCCATCTCCAAACAGAAACAGATCACCCTCAACCTCCAGGGTCCTATCCTGTACAGTCCGGCCACCAATCGGGCCATGCAGGTGATTGTGGAAGACCCCCGCTACAGCACCCGTATGCCGCTGCCCACCACTTGA
- the csrA gene encoding carbon storage regulator CsrA, protein MLVLTRKPGEGILIGDTIVVKVIEVKNGGIRIGIDAPQDTKIYRQEVYDRIRQENIGAAAGWDMTDLDLLSDKLADRALKK, encoded by the coding sequence ATGCTGGTGCTGACCAGAAAACCCGGTGAAGGTATCCTCATCGGTGACACCATTGTTGTCAAAGTTATCGAGGTGAAAAACGGCGGGATCCGCATCGGTATCGATGCCCCCCAGGACACCAAGATCTACCGCCAGGAGGTGTACGATCGCATCCGGCAGGAAAACATCGGGGCAGCTGCCGGCTGGGATATGACCGACCTGGACCTCTTAAGTGACAAACTTGCAGACAGGGCCTTAAAGAAATGA
- the flgL gene encoding flagellar hook-associated protein FlgL → MKATQATTYRMLGSRLDDISRQLEDMRLMGTTNKKLNRPSDNPSAVGPVFNIRQQLAHVDRYVDTMGKSLDTMQATDSHLDHVENIMQQAKEIVTNALNGALNEEDRTVLADSLANLRKELLATANSSINGRYLFAGYQENTVPFAENPAYDPLLFNADDSSTWPYLYQGDAHATTLEITPGETIPINLTGSNLFFGTTSWDPADPTQNATEPGRYNLFVTLTRAEEAIRANSSDDMQAGLADLEGAAQQNRQLRAQLGNRAARVETAMAHQEETRVDLQQILSRYEDADIFETFTAIMEQETALQAALSITSKVSQLSILNYL, encoded by the coding sequence ATGAAAGCCACTCAAGCAACCACCTATCGCATGCTGGGCTCGCGTCTTGACGACATCTCCCGGCAGCTTGAAGACATGCGTCTGATGGGCACAACCAACAAGAAGCTCAACCGGCCGTCGGACAACCCCTCTGCCGTGGGCCCGGTGTTCAACATACGGCAGCAGCTGGCCCATGTTGACCGGTACGTGGACACCATGGGCAAGTCGCTTGATACCATGCAGGCCACGGACAGCCATCTTGATCATGTGGAAAATATCATGCAGCAGGCCAAGGAGATCGTTACCAACGCGCTCAACGGCGCACTGAACGAAGAGGACCGGACGGTTTTAGCCGACAGTCTGGCCAACCTTCGCAAAGAGTTGCTGGCCACGGCCAACAGTTCAATCAACGGTCGCTACCTGTTTGCCGGCTACCAGGAGAACACCGTCCCCTTTGCGGAAAACCCGGCCTACGACCCGCTCCTCTTCAATGCAGACGACTCGTCAACCTGGCCCTATCTCTACCAGGGAGACGCGCATGCCACCACCCTGGAGATCACGCCCGGTGAAACGATTCCGATCAACCTGACCGGCAGCAACCTGTTTTTCGGCACCACCAGCTGGGACCCGGCCGATCCGACGCAAAACGCCACTGAACCCGGCCGCTACAACCTCTTTGTGACACTCACCAGAGCTGAAGAGGCGATCCGTGCCAACAGCAGCGACGACATGCAGGCCGGCCTGGCGGATCTGGAGGGCGCTGCCCAGCAAAACCGGCAGCTCCGCGCCCAGCTGGGCAACCGGGCCGCCCGTGTGGAGACCGCCATGGCCCATCAGGAGGAAACGCGGGTTGATCTGCAACAGATACTTTCCCGGTATGAGGATGCCGATATCTTTGAAACCTTTACCGCCATCATGGAGCAGGAGACCGCCCTGCAGGCCGCCCTGAGCATAACGTCCAAGGTATCGCAGCTCTCCATCCTCAACTATCTCTGA
- the flgK gene encoding flagellar hook-associated protein FlgK, translating to MTSLLNALNAGKTSLLTNQKSIEVVGTNIANINTAGYSRQRADLSDVPALNFGDFFIGQGVAVTSVSRDYNLFINQQLQSKSIEYGEETGKSNSLAELERVFNIGKDNLATQINEFFDAWRELTTNPNGQVERDIVIQRGQFLGDAFQGITTELDTIQQNMNTEIAAEIDGLNEKIAEVARLNERISMVEVAGQSANAARDQRDVLLNELSEALGVQSYTDNRGMVNLLLPGGMPLVQGNMASTITTVSNGTDVHLQLQVAGSTLEVFPENLGGKMKGMFTIRDEFIAGLRQDLNTLARDFTEAINTEHRSGYGSDGVSGRDFFLDMATLGPNDVPSRNVRVVLTDGSQVAAAGNPAAAPGDNEAALRIAQLETGHKVAGTKDTFDSFYSTIVATVGIEAARNRLALSGARDATVQLQNLRDGYSGVSLEEEMIDLIQFQRGFESSAKFLATVDEMISTLLELKR from the coding sequence ATGACCAGCCTGCTCAACGCCCTCAATGCCGGTAAGACGAGTCTGCTGACCAATCAGAAGTCCATCGAGGTTGTCGGCACCAACATCGCCAACATCAATACCGCCGGTTACTCGCGACAACGGGCAGACCTCTCGGATGTGCCTGCGCTCAACTTCGGGGATTTCTTCATCGGTCAGGGAGTGGCGGTCACCTCTGTGAGCCGGGATTACAACCTCTTTATCAACCAGCAACTGCAGAGCAAATCCATTGAGTACGGCGAAGAGACCGGCAAATCAAACTCCCTGGCCGAACTGGAGCGGGTGTTCAATATCGGAAAAGATAACCTGGCAACCCAGATCAACGAGTTCTTTGACGCCTGGCGAGAGCTGACCACCAATCCAAACGGCCAGGTGGAGCGCGACATCGTCATTCAGCGCGGCCAGTTTCTAGGAGACGCCTTTCAGGGTATCACCACCGAACTGGACACCATCCAGCAGAACATGAACACGGAGATTGCCGCTGAAATCGACGGGCTCAACGAAAAGATCGCGGAGGTGGCCAGACTCAACGAACGGATCAGCATGGTTGAGGTTGCCGGACAATCGGCCAATGCGGCCCGCGACCAGCGCGATGTCCTGCTCAATGAGCTGTCGGAAGCCCTGGGCGTACAGAGTTATACCGACAACCGCGGCATGGTCAATCTGCTGTTGCCCGGCGGTATGCCCCTGGTGCAGGGGAATATGGCCTCAACCATCACCACGGTGTCCAACGGCACGGATGTCCATCTGCAGCTGCAGGTTGCCGGATCAACCCTTGAGGTGTTTCCCGAAAACCTGGGCGGCAAGATGAAGGGCATGTTTACGATCCGCGACGAGTTCATTGCCGGTCTTCGACAGGATCTCAACACCCTGGCCCGTGACTTCACCGAGGCGATCAATACCGAACACCGCAGCGGCTACGGCTCCGACGGGGTGAGCGGCCGCGACTTTTTTCTGGATATGGCCACCCTGGGGCCAAACGATGTGCCCAGCCGCAACGTCCGGGTGGTGCTGACCGATGGTTCCCAGGTTGCAGCAGCAGGCAATCCGGCCGCCGCACCCGGTGACAACGAGGCTGCCCTGCGGATAGCGCAACTGGAAACCGGCCACAAGGTTGCCGGCACCAAAGACACCTTTGACAGCTTTTACAGCACGATCGTTGCCACGGTCGGCATTGAGGCGGCCCGCAACAGACTGGCGCTCAGCGGGGCCAGGGATGCCACCGTGCAACTGCAAAACCTCCGTGACGGCTACTCCGGCGTGTCACTGGAAGAAGAGATGATCGATTTGATTCAATTTCAACGGGGGTTTGAATCCTCAGCCAAGTTTCTGGCCACAGTGGATGAGATGATCAGCACCCTTCTGGAACTCAAGAGGTAA
- a CDS encoding flagellar protein FlgN: MERETVRMLLTQLRDTIRQEREHAKALDINAMLADVKRKEGLLHALSGVTDLHPDDRLFAQEIRQENRRNAYLFRATLNWIQETMEFFGRKTVPVTYSQHARSQDSIINGRLLSGRV; encoded by the coding sequence ATGGAAAGAGAAACCGTTCGCATGCTGCTCACTCAGTTGCGCGATACCATCCGCCAGGAACGCGAACATGCCAAGGCGCTTGACATCAACGCCATGCTCGCTGATGTCAAGCGCAAGGAAGGACTGCTCCATGCCTTGAGCGGGGTCACTGATCTGCACCCCGACGACCGGCTCTTCGCCCAGGAGATCCGGCAGGAAAACCGCCGCAACGCCTATCTTTTCCGGGCGACTTTAAACTGGATCCAGGAGACCATGGAGTTCTTCGGCCGGAAAACCGTGCCGGTCACCTACAGCCAGCACGCACGTTCTCAGGACAGCATCATCAACGGCCGTCTTCTCTCCGGACGCGTTTAA
- a CDS encoding flagellar biosynthesis anti-sigma factor FlgM, which produces MTVEFFGVRGVGQIGGLNKTGATGGTQKTSKSESKEGASFASSLHGAGHVSGPAKAEEAERAARVQALKGQVASGQYDPDLNKVASSLLRFLVDG; this is translated from the coding sequence ATGACTGTGGAATTTTTTGGAGTACGAGGCGTGGGACAGATCGGTGGTCTCAACAAAACAGGCGCAACCGGAGGTACACAGAAAACCTCGAAAAGCGAAAGTAAAGAAGGGGCCTCCTTTGCCTCTTCCCTTCATGGTGCAGGCCATGTTTCGGGTCCGGCCAAAGCTGAAGAGGCGGAACGTGCCGCCCGGGTACAGGCCCTGAAAGGACAGGTGGCCAGCGGCCAGTACGATCCTGACTTAAACAAGGTTGCCTCCAGTCTGTTACGATTTCTGGTGGATGGCTGA
- a CDS encoding rod-binding protein: MKTLLTPILPPMTTNPVADRQSADMDRQALKKSCQDFEAIFIQSLFQAMRKTVPENSLFAQNSTTAMFEEMIHQELAATMARTQSIGIAEQMYRQMEKNLPPEK, translated from the coding sequence ATGAAAACACTCTTAACGCCTATCCTTCCTCCCATGACCACCAATCCTGTTGCCGACAGGCAGTCTGCAGATATGGATCGGCAAGCCTTGAAAAAATCCTGCCAGGATTTTGAAGCGATCTTTATTCAGTCACTTTTTCAGGCCATGCGCAAGACCGTGCCGGAAAACAGTCTGTTTGCACAGAACAGTACCACCGCGATGTTTGAAGAGATGATCCATCAGGAGCTCGCCGCAACCATGGCCCGGACGCAGAGCATCGGTATTGCCGAGCAGATGTACCGCCAGATGGAAAAAAATCTGCCCCCGGAAAAATAA
- a CDS encoding flagellar basal body P-ring protein FlgI, with translation MPCSSMYRTAFLLIAALLCLATSAQATRIKDLADIEGVRENQLIGYGLVIGLNGTGDDIKKSVFTKQAIINMIKRMGMALPDGMFQQMKTKNVAAVMVTAQLPPFVRPGSLIDIQVSSIGDASSLSGGSLLMTPLKGPDGSTYAVAQGPLAAGGIAFGGKAAKAQKNFTTSSRITGGAIVERAVDYELPAAGDILYQLRETDFTTSTRIAEAINTRFGSRTARAIDSRTVRVSKPAHYPGDNVNFISAVEKIEVAPDGPAKIVVNERTGTIVMGQEVRIATVAVSHGNLSLVVSESAEVNQPNPLTEGQTTVTPRTDLAVIEEAGNLVVMPKGINLGEVARALNAIGATPRDLIAIFQAIKAAGALQGELIIL, from the coding sequence ATGCCCTGCTCATCAATGTACCGCACCGCCTTTCTCCTGATCGCGGCTCTGCTTTGCCTGGCAACCTCTGCCCAGGCCACCCGTATTAAAGATCTGGCCGATATTGAAGGTGTCCGTGAAAATCAACTGATCGGATACGGCCTGGTCATCGGCCTCAATGGCACCGGCGACGACATCAAGAAGTCGGTGTTCACCAAGCAGGCTATCATCAACATGATCAAACGAATGGGCATGGCACTGCCTGATGGAATGTTTCAACAGATGAAGACCAAAAACGTGGCCGCGGTCATGGTCACGGCGCAGCTGCCGCCCTTTGTTCGTCCGGGTTCTCTCATCGACATCCAGGTCTCCTCCATCGGCGATGCCTCAAGCCTGTCAGGCGGCAGCCTTCTGATGACCCCCTTAAAAGGACCTGACGGCAGCACCTATGCGGTTGCGCAGGGGCCGCTGGCTGCGGGCGGTATTGCCTTTGGCGGCAAGGCGGCCAAGGCACAGAAGAACTTCACCACCTCCAGCCGCATCACCGGCGGCGCCATTGTGGAACGGGCGGTTGACTACGAGCTCCCTGCTGCCGGCGACATCCTGTATCAGCTGCGGGAAACCGATTTCACAACCTCAACCCGCATCGCCGAGGCCATCAACACCCGTTTCGGCAGCCGGACCGCCAGAGCCATTGATTCACGAACCGTCCGGGTCAGCAAACCTGCCCACTATCCCGGCGACAACGTGAACTTTATCTCTGCTGTGGAAAAGATCGAGGTGGCACCCGACGGCCCGGCAAAGATTGTGGTCAACGAGCGAACCGGCACCATTGTCATGGGGCAGGAGGTTCGTATTGCCACGGTTGCCGTATCGCACGGCAACCTCAGCCTGGTGGTTTCGGAATCCGCTGAAGTCAATCAGCCCAATCCCCTGACGGAAGGGCAGACCACTGTCACCCCGAGAACCGATCTGGCCGTTATCGAAGAGGCCGGTAACCTGGTTGTCATGCCCAAGGGCATCAACCTAGGTGAGGTGGCCCGGGCCCTGAATGCCATCGGTGCCACCCCCCGGGATCTCATTGCCATCTTCCAGGCCATCAAGGCTGCCGGTGCCCTGCAGGGTGAACTCATTATTCTCTGA
- a CDS encoding flagellar basal body L-ring protein FlgH: MRSLYTSQHTPAFRQHPGRAFCLFSLLLLLYGMSGCASHVQEITTVEPLEEPVVANPRPQSPGTLWNGDDSNWLADVKARRVGDIVTVIIKEQAKASKEATTDTSRDSSISAGISSFFGLEESVEEKTRITPSSMIGASTGNQFEGRGKTTRAENLAATLTAQVVEVYPNGNLKIRGGKSVAVNNENQIIYLTGIVRPHDVTAGNTVDSGNILNAQITYTGKGAISDKQKPGWLTRIFDHTWPF, from the coding sequence ATGCGCAGCCTGTACACATCTCAACATACACCGGCCTTCAGACAGCATCCGGGCCGGGCTTTTTGCCTGTTCAGTCTTTTACTGCTTCTCTATGGTATGAGTGGCTGTGCCTCCCATGTTCAGGAGATCACCACAGTGGAACCTCTGGAGGAACCGGTGGTTGCCAACCCCAGGCCACAATCGCCCGGCACCCTGTGGAATGGTGATGACAGCAACTGGCTGGCCGATGTGAAGGCCCGTCGGGTGGGGGATATTGTAACGGTCATTATTAAGGAGCAGGCAAAGGCCTCGAAGGAGGCCACCACCGACACATCGCGTGACTCCAGCATATCTGCCGGGATCTCCAGTTTTTTCGGCCTGGAGGAAAGCGTTGAGGAAAAAACCAGAATCACCCCCTCGTCCATGATCGGGGCAAGCACCGGCAACCAGTTTGAAGGCAGGGGCAAAACAACCCGGGCGGAAAACCTGGCTGCCACGCTGACCGCTCAGGTGGTGGAGGTGTATCCCAACGGCAACCTCAAGATTCGCGGCGGCAAGTCAGTGGCCGTGAACAATGAGAATCAGATCATCTACCTGACCGGGATTGTACGGCCGCACGATGTGACAGCCGGCAATACTGTGGATTCCGGCAACATCCTGAACGCGCAGATCACCTACACCGGCAAGGGAGCAATTTCCGACAAACAAAAACCCGGCTGGCTGACCCGCATTTTTGACCACACCTGGCCCTTCTGA